In Choloepus didactylus isolate mChoDid1 chromosome 6, mChoDid1.pri, whole genome shotgun sequence, one DNA window encodes the following:
- the IGSF9B gene encoding protein turtle homolog B isoform X4, with product MICYVATLVASVLGAAGLAAQGAHGLREEPEFVTARAGEAVVLRCDVIHPVTGQPPPYVVEWFKFGVPIPIFIKFGYYPPHVDPEYAGRASLHDKASLRLEQLRSEDQGWYECKVLMLDQQYDTFHNGSWVHLTINAPPTFTETPPQYIEAKEGSSVTMTCTAFGNPKPIVTWLKEGTLLGASRKYQVSDGSLTVTSVSREDRGAYTCRAYSIQGEAIHTTHLLVQGPPFIVSPPENITVNISQDALLTCRAEAYPGNLTYTWYWQDENVYFQNDLKLRVRILIDGTLIIFRVKPEDAGKYTCVPSNSLGRSPSASAYLTVQYPARVLNMPPVIYVPVGIHGYIRCPVDAEPPATVVKWNKDGRPLQIEKNLGWTLMEDGSIRIEEATEEALGTYTCVPYNTLGTMGQSTPARLVLKDPPYFTVLPGWEYRQEAGRELLIPCAAAGDPFPVITWRKVGKPSRSKHNALPSGSLQFRALSKEDHGEWECVAANVVTSITASTHLTVVGTSPHAPGSIRVQVSMTTANVSWEPGYDGGYEQTFSVWYGPLMKRAQFGPHDWLSLPVPPGPSWLLVDTLEPETAYQFSVLAQNKLGTSAFSEVVTVNTLAFPVTTPEPLVLVTPPRCLTANRTQQGVLLSWLPPANHSFPIDRYIMEFRVGERWDTLDDGIPGTDLEFFAKDLSQDTWYEFRVLAVMQDLLSEPSNIAGVSSTDIFPQPDLTDEGLARPVLAGIVATICFLAAAILFSTLAACFVNKQRKRKLKRKKDPPLSITHCRKSLESPLSSGKVSPESIRTLRAPSESSDDQGQLAAKRMLSPTREKELSLYKKTKRAISSKKYSVAKAEAEAEATTPIELISRGPDGRFVMGPSEVEPALKSRRIEGFPFAEETDMYPEFRQSDEENDDPLVPTSVAALKSQLTPLSSSQESYLPPPAYSPRFQPRGLEGRLQATGQARPPAPRPFHHGQYYGYLSSSSPGEVEPPPFYMPEVGSPLSSVMSSPPLHAEGPFGHPTIPEENGENASNSTLPLTQTPTGGRSPEPWGRPEFPFGGLETPAMMFPHQLHPCDVAESLQPQACLPRGLPPAPLQVPAAYPGILSLEAPKSWAGKSPGRVPAPVPTATKWQDKPMQPLVSQGQLRHTSQGMGIPVLPYPESAEPGGHGGPSTFGLDTRWPEPQPRPRPSPRQPRRAEPSLHQVVLLPSRLSPLTQSPLGSRTGSPELAARARPRPGLLQQAEMAEITLQPPGAVSFSRKSTPSTGSPSPSSRSGSPSYRPAMGFTTLTTGYPSPPPGPAGPGDNLDVFGQTPSPRRMEGELLRPEAPPPTLPTSGKPQTDRQTNQLLRSARLKALSLNGSSWYSSYLGSVVETSLSSAQ from the exons CTCCTCCCACCTTCACGGAAACACCCCCCCAGTACATCGAGGCCAAGGAAGGTAGCAGTGTTACCATGACCTGCACAGCTTTTGGGAACCCGAAGCCCATCGTCACCTGGCTCAAGGAGGGGACACTCCTAGGTGCTAGCAGGAAATACCAG GTGAGTGACGGGAGCCTGACAGTGACATCAGTCAGTCGGGAAGACAGAGGTGCCTATACCTGCCGGGCTTACAGCATACAGGGGGAGGCCATCCACACCACCCACCTGCTCGTCCAAG GACCTCCTTTCATCGTTTCCCCTCCTGAGAACATCACTGTCAACATATCCCAGGATGCTCTGCTCACCTGCCGAGCGGAGGCGTATCCTGGCAACCTCACCTACACCTGGTACTGGCAGGACGAGAATGTCTACTTCCAGAA TGACCTGAAGCTGAGGGTGCGCATCCTGATTGACGGGACCCTTATCATCTTCCGGGTGAAACCAGAGGATGCCGGGAAGTACACCTGTGTCCCCAGCAACAGCCTGGGGCGCTCCCCCTCGGCCTCGGCGTACCTGACCGTGCAGT ACCCAGCCCGCGTCCTCAACATGCCCCCTGTCATTTACGTGCCCGTGGGAATCCACGGCTACATCCGCTGCCCTGTGGATGCAGAGCCTCCGGCCACCGTGGTCAAGTGGAACAAGGATGGCCGCCCCCTGCAGATTGAGAAG AACCTGGGCTGGACCTTGATGGAGGACGGCTCCATCCGCATCGAGGAGGCCACAGAGGAGGCCCTTGGCACTTATACCTGTGTGCCTTACAATACCTTGGGGACCATGGGCCAGTCTACCCCTGCACGACTTGTCCTGAAG GACCCCCCGTATTTCACGGTGCTACCGGGCTGGGAGTATAGGCAGGAGGCCGGCCGGGAGCTGCTTATCCCCTGTGCTGCCGCCGGAGACCCCTTTCCCGTCATCACCTGGAGGAAG GTAGGGAAGCCCAGCAGAAGCAAGCACAACGCCCTGCCCAGTGGGAGCCTCCAGTTCCGCGCTCTGAGTAAGGAGGACCACGGCGAGTGGGAGTGCGTCGCCGCCAACGTGGTCACCAGCATCACTGCCAGCACCCACCTCACCGTCGTCG GCACCAGCCCCCATGCCCCGGGGAGCATCCGGGTCCAAGTCTCCATGACGACTGCCAATGTGTCCTGGGAGCCAGGCTACGATGGAGGCTATGAGCAGACATTCTCAGTCTGGTACGGGCCTCT GATGAAGCGGGCACAGTTTGGACCCCATGATTGGCTGTCTTTGCCAGTGCCGCCGGGGCCCAGCTGGTTGCTGGTGGACACTCTAGAGCCCGAGACTGCGTACCAGTTCAGTGTCCTGGCCCAGAACAAGCTGGGGACGAGCGCCTTCAGTGAGGTGGTCACTGTGAATACTTTAG CATTCCCGGTCACAACTCCAGAACCCCTGGTGCTGGTCACCCCACCAAGGTGCCTCACAGCCAATCGGACCCAGCAGGGGGTGCTTCTGTCGTGGCTGCCCCCTGCCAACCACAGCTTCCCCATCGACCGCTACATCATGGAGTTCCGGGTCGGAGAGCGCTGGGACACGCTGGATGATGGCATCCCGGGCACCGATTTGGAATTCTTTGCCAAGGATCTGTCCCAG GACACCTGGTACGAGTTCCGGGTTCTGGCCGTCATGCAGGACCTGCTGAGTGAACCCAGCAACATCGCCGGAGTCTCCAGCACAG ACATCTTCCCGCAGCCAGACCTGACTGATGAAGGGCTGGCTCGGCCTGTGTTGGCGGGAATCGTGGCTACCATCTGCTTCTTGGCAGCTGCCATCTTGTTCAGCACCCTGGCCGCCTGCTTTGTCAACAAGCAGCGCAAGCGTAAGCTCAAGCGCAAAAAAG ATCCTCCGCTCTCCATCACTCACTGCAGGAAGAGTCTGGAATCTCC TTTATCCTCCGGCAAGGTGAGCCCCGAGAGTATCCGGACGCTCCGCGCCCCGTCGGAATCCTCAGACGATCAGGGCCAGCTGGCAGCCAAAAGGATGCTGAGCCCCACGCGGGAGAAGGAGCTGTCGCTGTACAAGAAAACCAAGAGGGCCATCAGCAGCAAGAAGTACAGTGTGGCCAAAGCCGAGGCCGAGGCCGAAGCCACCACCCCCATCGAGCTCATCAGCAGGGGCCCCGACGGCCGCTTCGTGATGGGCCCCTCTGAGGTGGAGCCTGCACTGAAGAGCAGGCGCATCGAGGGCTTCCCCTTCGCGGAGGAGACGGACATGTACCCCGAGTTCCGCCAGTCGGACGAGGAGAACGATGACCCGCTGGTGCCCACCTCAGTAGCTGCCCTCAAGTCTCAGCTGACCCCTCTGTCATCCAGCCAGGAGTCCTACCTGCCGCCACCAGCATACAGCCCTCGGTTCCAGCCCCGTGGCCTGGAAGGGCGGCTCCAGGCCACCGGCCAAGCCCGGCCCCCTGCTCCCCGGCCCTTCCACCACGGCCAGTATTATGGTTAcctcagcagcagcagccccgGGGAGGTGGAGCCCCCACCTTTCTACATGCCGGAGGTGGGCAGCCCCTTGAGCTCCGTCATGTCCTCACCGCCCCTGCACGCCGAGGGGCCCTTCGGCCACCCGACCATCCCCGAGGAGAACGGAGAGAACGCGTCCAACAGCACGCTGCCCCTGACTCAGACGCCCACGGGAGGGCGCTCCCCCGAGCCCTGGGGCCGGCCCGAGTTCCCCTTCGGGGGGCTGGAGACCCCAGCCATGATGTTCCCCCACCAGCTGCACCCCTGTGATGTAGCCGAGAGTCTGCAGCCCCAGGCCTGCCTCCCCCGAGGACTGCCCCCCGCGCCCCTCCAGGTGCCCGCGGCCTACCCGGGCATCCTGTCTCTGGAGGCACCAAAGAGTTGGGCGGGCAAGTCGCCAGGCAGGGTCCCCGCCCCGGTGCCCACCGCCACCAAGTGGCAGGACAAACCTATGCAACCTCTGGTGAGCCAAGGGCAGCTAAGACATACCAGCCAAGGTATGGGCATTCCGGTGTTGCCTTACCCCGAGTCGGCCGAGCCGGGCGGGCATGGTGGCCCCAGCACGTTCGGTCTGGACACCCGGTGGCCTGAGCCgcagccccggccccggcccaGCCCCCGGCAGCCCCGGCGCGCCGAGCCCAGCTTACATCAAGTGGTGCTACTGCCCTCCCGACTCTCCCCTCTGACCCAAAGCCCCCTCGGCTCCCGGACGGGCTCCCCGGAGCTGGCCGCCCGGGCCAGGCCTCGCCCGGGCCTGCTGCAGCAGGCGGAGATGGCGGAGATCACCCTCCAGCCGCCGGGCGCCGTCAGCTTCTCCCGCAAGTCCACGCCGTCCACGGGCTCGCCGTCTCCGAGCAGCCGCAGCGGGAGCCCCAGCTACCGGCCCGCCATGGGCTTCACCACCCTGACCACAGGCTACCCCTCCCCTCCGCCGGGCCCTGCTGGGCCTGGGGACAACCTGGACGTGTTTGGACAGACGCCTTCCCCTCGGAGGATGGAGGGGGAGCTGCTCAGGCCCGAGGCCCCCCCTCCAACGTTACCTACTTCAGG GAAGccgcagacagacagacagacaaaccaGCTCCTGCGATCTGCCCGGTTGAAAGCACTCTCTCTAAACGGTAGCAGCTGGTATTCCAG CTATCTGGGCAGTGTGGTCGAGACAAGCCTCTCCTCAGCTCAATAG